A window of Agrobacterium tumefaciens contains these coding sequences:
- a CDS encoding ABC transporter permease: MTRQLFIPLTLLLVVGFLIGPFLIIVAASFSAGDTLAFPPQGFSLKWIAKVFTVESFRESFAMSMFLAIGGTFTALILGIPASYAMSRYKLPFAETVRTIVSAPIIVPGIIVGLALLRYFVVPFGIGITLALFLAHTALILPYAVRVVSASLNNLRSDIEEAAVLLGSSRLGAFFRVVLPNIRGGILSAFILGFVTSFNQVPVSLFLSGPGVRTLPIDMLGYMEIVFDPSVAALSSLLAFLSIGIVFMAERFLGFSRYV; the protein is encoded by the coding sequence ATGACCCGGCAGCTCTTCATTCCGCTCACGCTTCTTCTTGTCGTCGGCTTCCTGATCGGGCCGTTCCTCATCATCGTCGCGGCCTCTTTTTCGGCCGGCGATACGCTCGCCTTTCCGCCGCAGGGCTTTTCGCTGAAATGGATCGCAAAGGTCTTCACGGTGGAAAGTTTTCGCGAGAGCTTCGCAATGTCGATGTTCCTTGCCATCGGCGGCACGTTTACGGCGCTCATCCTCGGCATTCCGGCTTCCTACGCCATGTCGCGCTACAAGCTCCCCTTCGCAGAAACCGTGCGCACCATCGTTTCCGCGCCGATCATCGTGCCCGGCATCATCGTGGGTCTCGCGCTGCTACGCTATTTCGTCGTGCCCTTCGGCATCGGCATCACGCTTGCTTTGTTTCTCGCCCACACCGCGCTCATCCTGCCCTATGCGGTGCGCGTGGTGTCAGCCAGCCTCAACAATCTGCGCTCCGATATCGAGGAGGCGGCGGTGCTGCTCGGCTCGTCGCGGCTTGGCGCATTTTTCCGCGTGGTGCTGCCGAATATCCGCGGTGGTATCCTTTCGGCGTTCATTCTCGGTTTCGTGACGAGTTTCAATCAGGTGCCGGTGTCGCTGTTCCTGTCCGGTCCCGGTGTGCGCACGCTGCCCATCGATATGCTGGGCTACATGGAAATCGTCTTCGATCCTTCCGTGGCTGCCCTTTCATCGCTGCTCGCCTTCCTTTCCATCGGCATCGTCTTCATGGCCGAACGTTTCCTGGGGTTCTCCCGTTATGTCTGA